TTTTGTCGCTTTCAGGAAAAAGAAATGATTATGCCGGCGGTAGGTTGTTGCTGCATGTCAATATCAAACCAGTCCGCTGCTGAACCACCATTGAGAGCAATTTCCAGGAAGCCGAAACTGTTGTTGATCAAGATAGGTTCTGAGGGGTTTCCCAAGCCATATGTAGGTGTCAGGGTGTTGGTATGCCAGTTAAGGAAGCAGCAGCTGAATTTGGTCGTTGCGTTCAAGTGATCAGCATGAATGTTACTGATTAAATTACCAAAATTATCAATATAGATGATGTTGCCGTGGATTTTGCGGTCGGTTATAATTGGTTTTGGTAGTGATTTCCTGATCAAATCATCTGGTTGCAGTTGTGGGCCAACCTGGTTGATGGGGTGGCCGTTAGCCAGCCACAAGGCAGCCGGCAGGAAAATATCGCGGCCATGGAAAGTCGGGGCCGGCTCCGGGAAAATAATCCGGGGGTTGGTAATCTCATGGACCGCTTTGATCTTTCCTTGGAGGAAGGTGAAAATGCCGTTATCAGGGCCAACAAAAAAACCGTCATCCGTTTGGACGGCCAAAGGCAGGCGGCTGGTTCCAACACCGGGATCAACTATGGTAAGGTGGATACTGGTTTCAGGAAACCTGCGCCAGCAGTGCTGCAGGAAAAACTGGCTTTCCAGAATGTCACCCGGCCTGATTTGATGACTTAAGTCTATCAATGAAAGATCAGGGATGGCTTTCAGTGCCAGACCTTTTAAAATGGCCACGTAGGGACTGGCAGCACCAAAATCTGTTAAGAGGGTCAGGATCATGTATATGTTC
The Pseudomonadota bacterium DNA segment above includes these coding regions:
- a CDS encoding SAM-dependent chlorinase/fluorinase gives rise to the protein NIYMILTLLTDFGAASPYVAILKGLALKAIPDLSLIDLSHQIRPGDILESQFFLQHCWRRFPETSIHLTIVDPGVGTSRLPLAVQTDDGFFVGPDNGIFTFLQGKIKAVHEITNPRIIFPEPAPTFHGRDIFLPAALWLANGHPINQVGPQLQPDDLIRKSLPKPIITDRKIHGNIIYIDNFGNLISNIHADHLNATTKFSCCFLNWHTNTLTPTYGLGNPSEPILINNSFGFLEIALNGGSAADWFDIDMQQQPTAGIIISFS